Proteins from one Juglans microcarpa x Juglans regia isolate MS1-56 chromosome 1S, Jm3101_v1.0, whole genome shotgun sequence genomic window:
- the LOC121245878 gene encoding auxin-responsive protein IAA7-like — protein MEVSRKMVNMLGSERDLNFKETELCLGLPGGGGGSEPHEVIIKATGKRGFSETVDLKLNLQSKEEISVLKNVSKEKNLLTACTKDPAKPPAKAQVVGWPPVRSYRKNMMMAQNNNNNNNKSEMEGDQKAGGSSRSAAVAALVKVCMDGAPYLRKVDLKIYKSYQELSDALAKMFSSFTMGNYGAQGMVDFMNESKLMDLLNSSEYVPTYEDKDGDWMLVGDVPWEMFVDSCKRLRIMKGSEAIGLAPRAMEKYGKNRS, from the exons ATGGAAGTTAGCAGGAAAATGGTGAACATGCTGGGCTCTGAGCGTGATTTGAACTTCAAGGAGACTGAGCTGTGTCTGGGATTGCCTGGTGGCGGTGGTGGGAGCGAGCCTCATGAGGTTATTATAAAAGCTACCGGAAAAAGAGGTTTCTCGGAGACTGTTGATCTGAAACTTAACCTTCAGTCTAAGGAAGAGATCAGCGTGTTGAAGAATGTTTCAAAGGAAAAGAACCTCCTTACAGCTTGCACCAAAGATCCGGCTAAGCCACCGGCCAA GGCACAAGTTGTGGGATGGCCACCAGTGCGATCGTACAGGAAGAACATGATGATGgctcaaaataataacaataataataataaaagtgagATGGAGGGAGATCAGAAGGCTGGAGGCAGCAGCAGAAGTGCTGCTGTAGCCGCCTTGGTGAAGGTTTGCATGGACGGCGCACCATATCTTCGTAAAGTGGACTTGAAAATTTACAAGAGTTACCAAGAACTTTCTGATGCCTTGGCCAAGATGTTCAGTTCCTTCACCATGG GCAATTATGGGGCCCAAGGAATGGTTGACTTCATGAACGAGAGCAAGTTAATGGATCTACTGAACAGCTCCGAGTATGTGCCAACCTATGAAGATAAGGATGGCGACTGGATGCTCGTGGGCGATGTTCCATGGGA gaTGTTTGTTGATTCATGCAAGCGCCTGCGCATAATGAAAGGATCAGAAGCTATTGGGCTTG CACCCAGAGCCATGGAGAAGTACGGCAAGAACCGTAGCtaa